One genomic segment of Sminthopsis crassicaudata isolate SCR6 chromosome 4, ASM4859323v1, whole genome shotgun sequence includes these proteins:
- the ADAM15 gene encoding disintegrin and metalloproteinase domain-containing protein 15 isoform X2 encodes MRLALLWALGLLGAGSPMPSGPLLDTGQMREHLPLSEALPQGHPEPQVLRGNLTVSLSEALRDRLPQKLQIRLELEGKNHILELQQNGELVPDTPTLVWYQPDGTQVVNEGNTLENCCYQGTVQDHPDSWVSVCTCSGLRGLVVLSPEKTYTLDPRPWGVTHVSKIEDIHLTGGTCALNPRPHSFIQAQSEFKLGLHSLYRSKRDVVSETKFVELVIVADHKEAQRYPDLHQLQTRMLEVANQVDAFFRFLNVRVALVGVEVWNQGDLITVDGDAGVTLENFLRWRQTELLPRLPHDSAQLVTTSLFLNSAVGMAVQNSICSPALSGGVNVDHSVSILGVASTMAHELGHSLGLAHDPPGGNCPCPGQPPTKSCIMEAATAFLPGLSFSSCSREALEKALLRGAGGCLFSRPAQLAPRPPRCGNLFVEPGEQCDCGFWEECSDPCCNASSCQLMPGAQCASDGLCCQDCQLRPAGWLCRPARGDCDLPEFCSGDNAQCPSDVSLGDGEPCAGGKAVCAAGHCASYVAQCQALWGPGARSATPACLQAANTRGDGFGNCGKQYNGTYVPCAARDANCGQLQCQGGSVHPLLGTAQETLTETIEANGTQQTCRWTHLDLGSDVAQPFLALTGTACAPGRVCIDQRCQPVALLGAEECRSKCHGHGVCNSNGHCHCDHGWAPPDCSKEGFGGSVDSGALGQQPKANSGLTTGLLLSLLLLALLMLLGTCYWHRTHLRRRLCQFKGTSSQYRDTAEAQVRFLHGGVCANGYRFHKGRTFSRDCFWVDNTCFPFNYPRTSPSGPPERPGPPQRTQATELQLLSSTKSGALGHPDPPSRPLPPDPVPKRLQSQGPAKPPPPRKPLPSYPQGRHLSGEGPAEDSSVPLVVPSRPAPPPPAASGAALRV; translated from the exons GTCAAATGAGGGAGCACCTGCCCCTGTCAGAGGCACTTCCTCAAGGACACCCAGAGCCCCAGGTCCTTCGGGGCAACCTCACCGTCAGTCTCTCTGAAGCGCTGCGG GACAGGCTCCCCCAGAAATTACAGATCAGACTCGAACTGGAGGGTAAGAACCATATCTTGGAGCTGCAACAGAATGG AGAGCTGGTCCCAGACACCCCGACTCTTGTGTGGTACCAGCCTGATGGCACCCAGGTGGTAAATGAGGGGAACACTCTG GAAAATTGTTGCTACCAGGGGACTGTACAGGATCACCCAGACTCCTGGGTCTCTGTTTGCACTTGCTCTGGACTCAG AGGGCTGGTTGTCCTCTCTCCAGAGAAAACATATACCTTAGATCCCAGGCCATGGGGAGTCACCCATGTCTCCAAAATAGAAGATATTCACCTGACAGGAGGCACTTGTGCCCTGAACCCAAGGCCCCATTCGTTCATCCAAGCACAGTCAGAGTTCAAACTGGGCCTGCATAGTCTTTATCGG AGTAAACGGGATGTAGTGTCAGAGACAAAGTTTGTGGAGTTGGTGATTGTAGCAGACCACAAGGAGGCACAGAGATACCCAGACCTCCACCAGCTACAGACACGAATGCTAGAAGTGGCTAACCAGGTGGACGCG TTTTTTAGGTTCCTAAATGTGCGTGTAGCACTGGTGGGCGTGGAGGTCTGGAACCAGGGAGACCTGATCACAGTGGATGGAGATGCGGGCGTCACGCTGGAAAACTTCCTCCGCTGGCGACAGACCGAGCTGCTACCTCGACTGCCACATGACAGTGCCCAGCTGGTCAC GACCAGCCTATTCCTCAACTCTGCAGTGGGCATGGCAGTACAGAATTCCATCTGCTCCCCAGCCCTTTCAGGGGGTGTGAATGTG GACCACTCAGTGAGCATCCTGGGTGTGGCGTCCACCATGGCCCATGAGCTGGGACACAGCCTGGGTCTGGCACATGATCCCCCAGGAGGCAACTGCCCATGCCCAGGCCAGCCTCCCACCAAGAGCTGTATCATGGAGGCTGCCACAGC GTTCCTGCCGGGTCTGAGTTTTAGCAGCTGCAGCAGAGAAGCTTTGGAGAAGGCACTTTTGAGGGGAGCAGGGGGCTGCCTCTTTTCTCGGCCTGCTCAGCTGGCCCCTCGCCCCCCTCGATGTGGGAATTTATTTGTAGAGCCTGGCGAACAGTGTGACTGTGGCTTCTGGGAG GAATGTTCTGATCCCTGCTGTAATGCCTCCAGCTGCCAGCTGATGCCTGGGGCTCAATGTGCTTCCGATGGTCTCTGCTGTCAAGATTGCCAG CTGCGCCCAGCGGGATGGCTATGCCGGCCAGCGCGGGGGGACTGTGACCTGCCTGAATTTTGCTCAGGGGATAATGCCCAGTGTCCCTCAGATGTCAGCCTAGGGGATGGTGAGCCCTGTGCAGGGGGCAAAGCTGTCTGTGCTGCTGGGCACTGTGCCTCTTATGTTGCTCAGTGCCAGGCACTCTGGGGTCCTGGTGCTCGCTCTGCAACCCCTGCCTGTCTCCAAGCTGCCAACACACGAGGAGATGGCTTTGGGAACTGCGGGAAACAGTACAATGGCACTTATGTGCCATGTGCTGCTCG AGATGCCAACTGTGGGCAACTCCAGTGCCAAGGTGGTAGTGTCCACCCTCTATTGGGCACTGCTCAGGAGACACTCACAGAGACCATTGAGGCCAATGGAACACAGCAGACCTGCCGATGGACACACCTAGACCTGGGCAGTGATGTGGCCCAGCCCTTTCTGGCTTTGACCGGCACTGCTTGTGCCCCTGGCCGG GTCTGCATTGACCAGCGGTGCCAGCCAGTGGCACTTCTGGGGGCAGAGGAGTGTCGAAGCAAATGCCATGGGCATGGG GTTTGCAACAGCAATGGACACTGCCACTGTGACCATGGCTGGGCACCTCCAGATTGCTCCAAGGAAGGCTTTGGGGGCAGTGTGGACAGTGGGGCCCTGGGCCAGCAGCCCAAAG CAAATAGTGGCCTGACTACAGGACTGCTCCTCAGCCTCCTCCTCCTGGCACTGCTGATGCTTCTCGGAACTTGCTATTGGCACCGTACTCATCTCCGCCGGAGACTCTGCCAGTTTAAGGGGACCAGTTCCCAGTATAG GGATACGGCAGAGGCCCAGGTTCGATTTCTCCATGGGGGTGTCTGTGCCAATGGGTACAG ATTTCACAAAGGGCGGACCTTCTCCAGAGATTGTTTCTGGGTAGATAATACTTGCTTCCCCTTCAACTACCCCAGGACATCGCCATCTGGCCCCCCTGAACGTCCAGGTCCCCCTCAGAGGACTCAGGCCACAGAACTCCAGCTGCTGTCCAGCACCAAG TCTGGCGCTCTTGGTCACCCTGACCCCCCCTCCCGGCCGCTCCCGCCGGACCCTGTGCCCAAGAGACTACAG TCTCAGGGGCCTGCTAAACCCCCACCTCCAAGGAAGCCGCTGCCCTCCTACCCCCAGGGACGGCACCTCTCAGGGGAAGGGCCGGCTGAAGATAGCTCGGTGCCCCTGGTCGTCCCCTCTAG ACCTGCACCCCCGCCCCCTGCGGCCTCTGGGGCAGCTCTACGCGTCTGA
- the ADAM15 gene encoding disintegrin and metalloproteinase domain-containing protein 15 isoform X6, whose product MRLALLWALGLLGAGSPMPSGPLLDTGQMREHLPLSEALPQGHPEPQVLRGNLTVSLSEALRDRLPQKLQIRLELEGKNHILELQQNGELVPDTPTLVWYQPDGTQVVNEGNTLENCCYQGTVQDHPDSWVSVCTCSGLRGLVVLSPEKTYTLDPRPWGVTHVSKIEDIHLTGGTCALNPRPHSFIQAQSEFKLGLHSLYRSKRDVVSETKFVELVIVADHKEAQRYPDLHQLQTRMLEVANQVDAFFRFLNVRVALVGVEVWNQGDLITVDGDAGVTLENFLRWRQTELLPRLPHDSAQLVTTSLFLNSAVGMAVQNSICSPALSGGVNVDHSVSILGVASTMAHELGHSLGLAHDPPGGNCPCPGQPPTKSCIMEAATAFLPGLSFSSCSREALEKALLRGAGGCLFSRPAQLAPRPPRCGNLFVEPGEQCDCGFWEECSDPCCNASSCQLMPGAQCASDGLCCQDCQLRPAGWLCRPARGDCDLPEFCSGDNAQCPSDVSLGDGEPCAGGKAVCAAGHCASYVAQCQALWGPGARSATPACLQAANTRGDGFGNCGKQYNGTYVPCAARDANCGQLQCQGGSVHPLLGTAQETLTETIEANGTQQTCRWTHLDLGSDVAQPFLALTGTACAPGRVCIDQRCQPVALLGAEECRSKCHGHGVCNSNGHCHCDHGWAPPDCSKEGFGGSVDSGALGQQPKANSGLTTGLLLSLLLLALLMLLGTCYWHRTHLRRRLCQFKGTSSQYRDTAEAQVRFLHGGVCANGYRTSPSGPPERPGPPQRTQATELQLLSSTKAALTDRPNPPTRPLPADPVVRSPQSQGPAKPPPPRKPLPSYPQGRHLSGEGPAEDSSVPLVVPSRPAPPPPAASGAALRV is encoded by the exons GTCAAATGAGGGAGCACCTGCCCCTGTCAGAGGCACTTCCTCAAGGACACCCAGAGCCCCAGGTCCTTCGGGGCAACCTCACCGTCAGTCTCTCTGAAGCGCTGCGG GACAGGCTCCCCCAGAAATTACAGATCAGACTCGAACTGGAGGGTAAGAACCATATCTTGGAGCTGCAACAGAATGG AGAGCTGGTCCCAGACACCCCGACTCTTGTGTGGTACCAGCCTGATGGCACCCAGGTGGTAAATGAGGGGAACACTCTG GAAAATTGTTGCTACCAGGGGACTGTACAGGATCACCCAGACTCCTGGGTCTCTGTTTGCACTTGCTCTGGACTCAG AGGGCTGGTTGTCCTCTCTCCAGAGAAAACATATACCTTAGATCCCAGGCCATGGGGAGTCACCCATGTCTCCAAAATAGAAGATATTCACCTGACAGGAGGCACTTGTGCCCTGAACCCAAGGCCCCATTCGTTCATCCAAGCACAGTCAGAGTTCAAACTGGGCCTGCATAGTCTTTATCGG AGTAAACGGGATGTAGTGTCAGAGACAAAGTTTGTGGAGTTGGTGATTGTAGCAGACCACAAGGAGGCACAGAGATACCCAGACCTCCACCAGCTACAGACACGAATGCTAGAAGTGGCTAACCAGGTGGACGCG TTTTTTAGGTTCCTAAATGTGCGTGTAGCACTGGTGGGCGTGGAGGTCTGGAACCAGGGAGACCTGATCACAGTGGATGGAGATGCGGGCGTCACGCTGGAAAACTTCCTCCGCTGGCGACAGACCGAGCTGCTACCTCGACTGCCACATGACAGTGCCCAGCTGGTCAC GACCAGCCTATTCCTCAACTCTGCAGTGGGCATGGCAGTACAGAATTCCATCTGCTCCCCAGCCCTTTCAGGGGGTGTGAATGTG GACCACTCAGTGAGCATCCTGGGTGTGGCGTCCACCATGGCCCATGAGCTGGGACACAGCCTGGGTCTGGCACATGATCCCCCAGGAGGCAACTGCCCATGCCCAGGCCAGCCTCCCACCAAGAGCTGTATCATGGAGGCTGCCACAGC GTTCCTGCCGGGTCTGAGTTTTAGCAGCTGCAGCAGAGAAGCTTTGGAGAAGGCACTTTTGAGGGGAGCAGGGGGCTGCCTCTTTTCTCGGCCTGCTCAGCTGGCCCCTCGCCCCCCTCGATGTGGGAATTTATTTGTAGAGCCTGGCGAACAGTGTGACTGTGGCTTCTGGGAG GAATGTTCTGATCCCTGCTGTAATGCCTCCAGCTGCCAGCTGATGCCTGGGGCTCAATGTGCTTCCGATGGTCTCTGCTGTCAAGATTGCCAG CTGCGCCCAGCGGGATGGCTATGCCGGCCAGCGCGGGGGGACTGTGACCTGCCTGAATTTTGCTCAGGGGATAATGCCCAGTGTCCCTCAGATGTCAGCCTAGGGGATGGTGAGCCCTGTGCAGGGGGCAAAGCTGTCTGTGCTGCTGGGCACTGTGCCTCTTATGTTGCTCAGTGCCAGGCACTCTGGGGTCCTGGTGCTCGCTCTGCAACCCCTGCCTGTCTCCAAGCTGCCAACACACGAGGAGATGGCTTTGGGAACTGCGGGAAACAGTACAATGGCACTTATGTGCCATGTGCTGCTCG AGATGCCAACTGTGGGCAACTCCAGTGCCAAGGTGGTAGTGTCCACCCTCTATTGGGCACTGCTCAGGAGACACTCACAGAGACCATTGAGGCCAATGGAACACAGCAGACCTGCCGATGGACACACCTAGACCTGGGCAGTGATGTGGCCCAGCCCTTTCTGGCTTTGACCGGCACTGCTTGTGCCCCTGGCCGG GTCTGCATTGACCAGCGGTGCCAGCCAGTGGCACTTCTGGGGGCAGAGGAGTGTCGAAGCAAATGCCATGGGCATGGG GTTTGCAACAGCAATGGACACTGCCACTGTGACCATGGCTGGGCACCTCCAGATTGCTCCAAGGAAGGCTTTGGGGGCAGTGTGGACAGTGGGGCCCTGGGCCAGCAGCCCAAAG CAAATAGTGGCCTGACTACAGGACTGCTCCTCAGCCTCCTCCTCCTGGCACTGCTGATGCTTCTCGGAACTTGCTATTGGCACCGTACTCATCTCCGCCGGAGACTCTGCCAGTTTAAGGGGACCAGTTCCCAGTATAG GGATACGGCAGAGGCCCAGGTTCGATTTCTCCATGGGGGTGTCTGTGCCAATGGGTACAG GACATCGCCATCTGGCCCCCCTGAACGTCCAGGTCCCCCTCAGAGGACTCAGGCCACAGAACTCCAGCTGCTGTCCAGCACCAAG GCTGCACTGACCGATCGACCCAACCCCCCCACCCGTCCGCTACCCGCCGACCCGGTGGTGAGGAGCCCACAG TCTCAGGGGCCTGCTAAACCCCCACCTCCAAGGAAGCCGCTGCCCTCCTACCCCCAGGGACGGCACCTCTCAGGGGAAGGGCCGGCTGAAGATAGCTCGGTGCCCCTGGTCGTCCCCTCTAG ACCTGCACCCCCGCCCCCTGCGGCCTCTGGGGCAGCTCTACGCGTCTGA
- the ADAM15 gene encoding disintegrin and metalloproteinase domain-containing protein 15 isoform X3, translated as MRLALLWALGLLGAGSPMPSGPLLDTGQMREHLPLSEALPQGHPEPQVLRGNLTVSLSEALRDRLPQKLQIRLELEGKNHILELQQNGELVPDTPTLVWYQPDGTQVVNEGNTLENCCYQGTVQDHPDSWVSVCTCSGLRGLVVLSPEKTYTLDPRPWGVTHVSKIEDIHLTGGTCALNPRPHSFIQAQSEFKLGLHSLYRSKRDVVSETKFVELVIVADHKEAQRYPDLHQLQTRMLEVANQVDAFFRFLNVRVALVGVEVWNQGDLITVDGDAGVTLENFLRWRQTELLPRLPHDSAQLVTTSLFLNSAVGMAVQNSICSPALSGGVNVDHSVSILGVASTMAHELGHSLGLAHDPPGGNCPCPGQPPTKSCIMEAATAFLPGLSFSSCSREALEKALLRGAGGCLFSRPAQLAPRPPRCGNLFVEPGEQCDCGFWEECSDPCCNASSCQLMPGAQCASDGLCCQDCQLRPAGWLCRPARGDCDLPEFCSGDNAQCPSDVSLGDGEPCAGGKAVCAAGHCASYVAQCQALWGPGARSATPACLQAANTRGDGFGNCGKQYNGTYVPCAARDANCGQLQCQGGSVHPLLGTAQETLTETIEANGTQQTCRWTHLDLGSDVAQPFLALTGTACAPGRVCIDQRCQPVALLGAEECRSKCHGHGVCNSNGHCHCDHGWAPPDCSKEGFGGSVDSGALGQQPKANSGLTTGLLLSLLLLALLMLLGTCYWHRTHLRRRLCQFKGTSSQYRDTAEAQVRFLHGGVCANGYRFHKGRTFSRDCFWVDNTCFPFNYPRTSPSGPPERPGPPQRTQATELQLLSSTKAALTDRPNPPTRPLPADPVVRSPQSQGPAKPPPPRKPLPSYPQGRHLSGEGPAEDSSVPLVVPSRPAPPPPAASGAALRV; from the exons GTCAAATGAGGGAGCACCTGCCCCTGTCAGAGGCACTTCCTCAAGGACACCCAGAGCCCCAGGTCCTTCGGGGCAACCTCACCGTCAGTCTCTCTGAAGCGCTGCGG GACAGGCTCCCCCAGAAATTACAGATCAGACTCGAACTGGAGGGTAAGAACCATATCTTGGAGCTGCAACAGAATGG AGAGCTGGTCCCAGACACCCCGACTCTTGTGTGGTACCAGCCTGATGGCACCCAGGTGGTAAATGAGGGGAACACTCTG GAAAATTGTTGCTACCAGGGGACTGTACAGGATCACCCAGACTCCTGGGTCTCTGTTTGCACTTGCTCTGGACTCAG AGGGCTGGTTGTCCTCTCTCCAGAGAAAACATATACCTTAGATCCCAGGCCATGGGGAGTCACCCATGTCTCCAAAATAGAAGATATTCACCTGACAGGAGGCACTTGTGCCCTGAACCCAAGGCCCCATTCGTTCATCCAAGCACAGTCAGAGTTCAAACTGGGCCTGCATAGTCTTTATCGG AGTAAACGGGATGTAGTGTCAGAGACAAAGTTTGTGGAGTTGGTGATTGTAGCAGACCACAAGGAGGCACAGAGATACCCAGACCTCCACCAGCTACAGACACGAATGCTAGAAGTGGCTAACCAGGTGGACGCG TTTTTTAGGTTCCTAAATGTGCGTGTAGCACTGGTGGGCGTGGAGGTCTGGAACCAGGGAGACCTGATCACAGTGGATGGAGATGCGGGCGTCACGCTGGAAAACTTCCTCCGCTGGCGACAGACCGAGCTGCTACCTCGACTGCCACATGACAGTGCCCAGCTGGTCAC GACCAGCCTATTCCTCAACTCTGCAGTGGGCATGGCAGTACAGAATTCCATCTGCTCCCCAGCCCTTTCAGGGGGTGTGAATGTG GACCACTCAGTGAGCATCCTGGGTGTGGCGTCCACCATGGCCCATGAGCTGGGACACAGCCTGGGTCTGGCACATGATCCCCCAGGAGGCAACTGCCCATGCCCAGGCCAGCCTCCCACCAAGAGCTGTATCATGGAGGCTGCCACAGC GTTCCTGCCGGGTCTGAGTTTTAGCAGCTGCAGCAGAGAAGCTTTGGAGAAGGCACTTTTGAGGGGAGCAGGGGGCTGCCTCTTTTCTCGGCCTGCTCAGCTGGCCCCTCGCCCCCCTCGATGTGGGAATTTATTTGTAGAGCCTGGCGAACAGTGTGACTGTGGCTTCTGGGAG GAATGTTCTGATCCCTGCTGTAATGCCTCCAGCTGCCAGCTGATGCCTGGGGCTCAATGTGCTTCCGATGGTCTCTGCTGTCAAGATTGCCAG CTGCGCCCAGCGGGATGGCTATGCCGGCCAGCGCGGGGGGACTGTGACCTGCCTGAATTTTGCTCAGGGGATAATGCCCAGTGTCCCTCAGATGTCAGCCTAGGGGATGGTGAGCCCTGTGCAGGGGGCAAAGCTGTCTGTGCTGCTGGGCACTGTGCCTCTTATGTTGCTCAGTGCCAGGCACTCTGGGGTCCTGGTGCTCGCTCTGCAACCCCTGCCTGTCTCCAAGCTGCCAACACACGAGGAGATGGCTTTGGGAACTGCGGGAAACAGTACAATGGCACTTATGTGCCATGTGCTGCTCG AGATGCCAACTGTGGGCAACTCCAGTGCCAAGGTGGTAGTGTCCACCCTCTATTGGGCACTGCTCAGGAGACACTCACAGAGACCATTGAGGCCAATGGAACACAGCAGACCTGCCGATGGACACACCTAGACCTGGGCAGTGATGTGGCCCAGCCCTTTCTGGCTTTGACCGGCACTGCTTGTGCCCCTGGCCGG GTCTGCATTGACCAGCGGTGCCAGCCAGTGGCACTTCTGGGGGCAGAGGAGTGTCGAAGCAAATGCCATGGGCATGGG GTTTGCAACAGCAATGGACACTGCCACTGTGACCATGGCTGGGCACCTCCAGATTGCTCCAAGGAAGGCTTTGGGGGCAGTGTGGACAGTGGGGCCCTGGGCCAGCAGCCCAAAG CAAATAGTGGCCTGACTACAGGACTGCTCCTCAGCCTCCTCCTCCTGGCACTGCTGATGCTTCTCGGAACTTGCTATTGGCACCGTACTCATCTCCGCCGGAGACTCTGCCAGTTTAAGGGGACCAGTTCCCAGTATAG GGATACGGCAGAGGCCCAGGTTCGATTTCTCCATGGGGGTGTCTGTGCCAATGGGTACAG ATTTCACAAAGGGCGGACCTTCTCCAGAGATTGTTTCTGGGTAGATAATACTTGCTTCCCCTTCAACTACCCCAGGACATCGCCATCTGGCCCCCCTGAACGTCCAGGTCCCCCTCAGAGGACTCAGGCCACAGAACTCCAGCTGCTGTCCAGCACCAAG GCTGCACTGACCGATCGACCCAACCCCCCCACCCGTCCGCTACCCGCCGACCCGGTGGTGAGGAGCCCACAG TCTCAGGGGCCTGCTAAACCCCCACCTCCAAGGAAGCCGCTGCCCTCCTACCCCCAGGGACGGCACCTCTCAGGGGAAGGGCCGGCTGAAGATAGCTCGGTGCCCCTGGTCGTCCCCTCTAG ACCTGCACCCCCGCCCCCTGCGGCCTCTGGGGCAGCTCTACGCGTCTGA
- the ADAM15 gene encoding disintegrin and metalloproteinase domain-containing protein 15 isoform X4, with product MRLALLWALGLLGAGSPMPSGPLLDTGQMREHLPLSEALPQGHPEPQVLRGNLTVSLSEALRDRLPQKLQIRLELEGKNHILELQQNGELVPDTPTLVWYQPDGTQVVNEGNTLENCCYQGTVQDHPDSWVSVCTCSGLRGLVVLSPEKTYTLDPRPWGVTHVSKIEDIHLTGGTCALNPRPHSFIQAQSEFKLGLHSLYRSKRDVVSETKFVELVIVADHKEAQRYPDLHQLQTRMLEVANQVDAFFRFLNVRVALVGVEVWNQGDLITVDGDAGVTLENFLRWRQTELLPRLPHDSAQLVTTSLFLNSAVGMAVQNSICSPALSGGVNVDHSVSILGVASTMAHELGHSLGLAHDPPGGNCPCPGQPPTKSCIMEAATAFLPGLSFSSCSREALEKALLRGAGGCLFSRPAQLAPRPPRCGNLFVEPGEQCDCGFWEECSDPCCNASSCQLMPGAQCASDGLCCQDCQLRPAGWLCRPARGDCDLPEFCSGDNAQCPSDVSLGDGEPCAGGKAVCAAGHCASYVAQCQALWGPGARSATPACLQAANTRGDGFGNCGKQYNGTYVPCAARDANCGQLQCQGGSVHPLLGTAQETLTETIEANGTQQTCRWTHLDLGSDVAQPFLALTGTACAPGRVCIDQRCQPVALLGAEECRSKCHGHGVCNSNGHCHCDHGWAPPDCSKEGFGGSVDSGALGQQPKANSGLTTGLLLSLLLLALLMLLGTCYWHRTHLRRRLCQFKGTSSQYRDTAEAQVRFLHGGVCANGYRTSPSGPPERPGPPQRTQATELQLLSSTKSGALGHPDPPSRPLPPDPVPKRLQAALTDRPNPPTRPLPADPVVRSPQSQGPAKPPPPRKPLPSYPQGRHLSGEGPAEDSSVPLVVPSRPAPPPPAASGAALRV from the exons GTCAAATGAGGGAGCACCTGCCCCTGTCAGAGGCACTTCCTCAAGGACACCCAGAGCCCCAGGTCCTTCGGGGCAACCTCACCGTCAGTCTCTCTGAAGCGCTGCGG GACAGGCTCCCCCAGAAATTACAGATCAGACTCGAACTGGAGGGTAAGAACCATATCTTGGAGCTGCAACAGAATGG AGAGCTGGTCCCAGACACCCCGACTCTTGTGTGGTACCAGCCTGATGGCACCCAGGTGGTAAATGAGGGGAACACTCTG GAAAATTGTTGCTACCAGGGGACTGTACAGGATCACCCAGACTCCTGGGTCTCTGTTTGCACTTGCTCTGGACTCAG AGGGCTGGTTGTCCTCTCTCCAGAGAAAACATATACCTTAGATCCCAGGCCATGGGGAGTCACCCATGTCTCCAAAATAGAAGATATTCACCTGACAGGAGGCACTTGTGCCCTGAACCCAAGGCCCCATTCGTTCATCCAAGCACAGTCAGAGTTCAAACTGGGCCTGCATAGTCTTTATCGG AGTAAACGGGATGTAGTGTCAGAGACAAAGTTTGTGGAGTTGGTGATTGTAGCAGACCACAAGGAGGCACAGAGATACCCAGACCTCCACCAGCTACAGACACGAATGCTAGAAGTGGCTAACCAGGTGGACGCG TTTTTTAGGTTCCTAAATGTGCGTGTAGCACTGGTGGGCGTGGAGGTCTGGAACCAGGGAGACCTGATCACAGTGGATGGAGATGCGGGCGTCACGCTGGAAAACTTCCTCCGCTGGCGACAGACCGAGCTGCTACCTCGACTGCCACATGACAGTGCCCAGCTGGTCAC GACCAGCCTATTCCTCAACTCTGCAGTGGGCATGGCAGTACAGAATTCCATCTGCTCCCCAGCCCTTTCAGGGGGTGTGAATGTG GACCACTCAGTGAGCATCCTGGGTGTGGCGTCCACCATGGCCCATGAGCTGGGACACAGCCTGGGTCTGGCACATGATCCCCCAGGAGGCAACTGCCCATGCCCAGGCCAGCCTCCCACCAAGAGCTGTATCATGGAGGCTGCCACAGC GTTCCTGCCGGGTCTGAGTTTTAGCAGCTGCAGCAGAGAAGCTTTGGAGAAGGCACTTTTGAGGGGAGCAGGGGGCTGCCTCTTTTCTCGGCCTGCTCAGCTGGCCCCTCGCCCCCCTCGATGTGGGAATTTATTTGTAGAGCCTGGCGAACAGTGTGACTGTGGCTTCTGGGAG GAATGTTCTGATCCCTGCTGTAATGCCTCCAGCTGCCAGCTGATGCCTGGGGCTCAATGTGCTTCCGATGGTCTCTGCTGTCAAGATTGCCAG CTGCGCCCAGCGGGATGGCTATGCCGGCCAGCGCGGGGGGACTGTGACCTGCCTGAATTTTGCTCAGGGGATAATGCCCAGTGTCCCTCAGATGTCAGCCTAGGGGATGGTGAGCCCTGTGCAGGGGGCAAAGCTGTCTGTGCTGCTGGGCACTGTGCCTCTTATGTTGCTCAGTGCCAGGCACTCTGGGGTCCTGGTGCTCGCTCTGCAACCCCTGCCTGTCTCCAAGCTGCCAACACACGAGGAGATGGCTTTGGGAACTGCGGGAAACAGTACAATGGCACTTATGTGCCATGTGCTGCTCG AGATGCCAACTGTGGGCAACTCCAGTGCCAAGGTGGTAGTGTCCACCCTCTATTGGGCACTGCTCAGGAGACACTCACAGAGACCATTGAGGCCAATGGAACACAGCAGACCTGCCGATGGACACACCTAGACCTGGGCAGTGATGTGGCCCAGCCCTTTCTGGCTTTGACCGGCACTGCTTGTGCCCCTGGCCGG GTCTGCATTGACCAGCGGTGCCAGCCAGTGGCACTTCTGGGGGCAGAGGAGTGTCGAAGCAAATGCCATGGGCATGGG GTTTGCAACAGCAATGGACACTGCCACTGTGACCATGGCTGGGCACCTCCAGATTGCTCCAAGGAAGGCTTTGGGGGCAGTGTGGACAGTGGGGCCCTGGGCCAGCAGCCCAAAG CAAATAGTGGCCTGACTACAGGACTGCTCCTCAGCCTCCTCCTCCTGGCACTGCTGATGCTTCTCGGAACTTGCTATTGGCACCGTACTCATCTCCGCCGGAGACTCTGCCAGTTTAAGGGGACCAGTTCCCAGTATAG GGATACGGCAGAGGCCCAGGTTCGATTTCTCCATGGGGGTGTCTGTGCCAATGGGTACAG GACATCGCCATCTGGCCCCCCTGAACGTCCAGGTCCCCCTCAGAGGACTCAGGCCACAGAACTCCAGCTGCTGTCCAGCACCAAG TCTGGCGCTCTTGGTCACCCTGACCCCCCCTCCCGGCCGCTCCCGCCGGACCCTGTGCCCAAGAGACTACAG GCTGCACTGACCGATCGACCCAACCCCCCCACCCGTCCGCTACCCGCCGACCCGGTGGTGAGGAGCCCACAG TCTCAGGGGCCTGCTAAACCCCCACCTCCAAGGAAGCCGCTGCCCTCCTACCCCCAGGGACGGCACCTCTCAGGGGAAGGGCCGGCTGAAGATAGCTCGGTGCCCCTGGTCGTCCCCTCTAG ACCTGCACCCCCGCCCCCTGCGGCCTCTGGGGCAGCTCTACGCGTCTGA